A DNA window from Methanobacterium sp. contains the following coding sequences:
- a CDS encoding translation initiation factor IF-5A, with product MSKKVVEVKTLKVGKYVILDGEASKIKSIQTSSPGKHGAAKARVEAVGIFDNQKRSLVKPVDAKCDVPIIDKRVAQVLALMGKEVQLMDIESYETFELPIPDELKDDIVEGVEVDYIEALGKQKIMRVK from the coding sequence ATGTCAAAGAAGGTTGTAGAAGTAAAAACCTTAAAAGTAGGTAAATATGTCATATTAGATGGTGAAGCATCAAAAATTAAAAGTATCCAGACATCATCCCCTGGAAAACACGGGGCTGCAAAAGCAAGAGTAGAAGCTGTTGGTATATTCGATAACCAGAAAAGAAGCCTTGTAAAACCTGTAGATGCTAAATGTGATGTACCTATAATCGATAAAAGGGTAGCTCAAGTTCTTGCTCTAATGGGAAAAGAAGTTCAACTTATGGACATTGAAAGTTACGAAACTTTTGAACTACCTATTCCTGACGAACTTAAAGACGATATAGTTGAAGGTGTAGAAGTAGACTATATTGAAGCTCTAGGTAAACAAAAAATTATGCGGGTTAAATAA
- a CDS encoding arginine decarboxylase, pyruvoyl-dependent: MKVAITSGKAEGPSKLNAFDNALLDAGIGDVNLIKVSSILPAGSQFVELPELTAGDMINCVLAHATSDKKGDVITAVIAVATSDDFGCVVEHSAVNEDPEEIKKYAVFMAEQMMEIRKMKINEIIVEEKSHVVENEGSVIASIVYLG, translated from the coding sequence ATGAAAGTAGCAATAACATCAGGAAAAGCAGAAGGTCCAAGTAAACTCAATGCATTCGATAATGCCCTGTTAGATGCAGGAATAGGCGACGTGAATTTAATAAAAGTATCCAGTATTCTTCCAGCAGGTTCACAATTCGTAGAACTCCCTGAACTTACAGCAGGAGACATGATAAACTGTGTTTTAGCCCATGCAACATCAGACAAAAAAGGAGATGTGATCACTGCGGTGATAGCCGTTGCAACATCTGATGATTTTGGCTGTGTTGTGGAGCATTCAGCTGTAAATGAAGATCCAGAAGAAATAAAAAAATATGCTGTCTTTATGGCAGAGCAGATGATGGAAATAAGAAAAATGAAGATAAACGAAATAATCGTTGAGGAGAAAAGCCATGTGGTGGAAAATGAAGGCTCAGTAATCGCTTCAATTGTTTATCTGGGGTAA
- a CDS encoding bifunctional fructose-bisphosphatase/inositol-phosphate phosphatase gives MEKKDIEFWRAVSYRIITEVGEAITPLVGKEKSGETVKMGADGTPTKMIDVVAEEKVIEILKNTGRSMTLISEEIGEYKIGDGTSEVVFVVDPLDGTINALKKIPFYGISIAIADSSSKSLNSLTLQDIEIGFVKNLATGDIYEAIKGEGASLNGKTAVPSSREDITGSLIGAYVRGAMTQMNEICKTVRRIRLLGSVATELCYVADGTYDAFLDIRGNLRVVDIAAAKLIVEEAGGTVTNEQGKSLDNKLGVTERTSIIAACNLNVHADIINITEVL, from the coding sequence ATGGAAAAAAAAGATATTGAATTTTGGAGGGCGGTTTCATATCGAATAATAACTGAAGTAGGTGAAGCCATTACTCCACTTGTAGGTAAGGAAAAATCAGGCGAAACCGTGAAAATGGGTGCCGATGGTACCCCCACCAAAATGATCGATGTCGTAGCAGAAGAAAAGGTTATAGAAATTTTAAAAAATACTGGAAGATCTATGACCCTCATAAGCGAAGAAATAGGCGAATATAAAATAGGGGACGGGACATCTGAAGTTGTTTTTGTAGTTGACCCCCTGGACGGGACCATAAATGCCCTTAAAAAAATTCCATTTTATGGAATTTCCATTGCAATTGCAGATTCATCCAGTAAATCATTGAATTCACTTACCCTGCAGGATATTGAAATTGGCTTTGTTAAAAATCTTGCAACTGGAGACATTTATGAAGCAATTAAAGGAGAAGGTGCTAGTTTAAACGGTAAAACTGCAGTTCCTTCATCAAGAGAAGATATTACTGGTTCTTTAATAGGAGCTTATGTTCGCGGGGCAATGACCCAAATGAATGAAATATGTAAAACTGTAAGGCGAATTAGGCTACTTGGTTCTGTTGCTACTGAGCTGTGTTATGTTGCCGATGGCACCTATGATGCTTTTTTAGATATCCGAGGGAACTTGAGGGTGGTAGATATAGCCGCCGCTAAACTCATAGTTGAAGAAGCTGGAGGCACTGTAACCAATGAACAGGGAAAAAGCCTGGATAATAAATTAGGTGTTACAGAAAGAACATCTATAATTGCAGCATGTAATCTAAACGTTCATGCAGACATAATAAACATTACGGAGGTTTTATGA
- a CDS encoding NAD(+) kinase — MRIGIAARLDIHKAIELTDDLTDFLIKNSVKVFLDPALVKKLNKYHDSAREIQDMDVDIIIAIGGDGTILRTQSFIDGKNIPIFGINMGTVGFLTEIGPEESFHAIKEVLNGNYFIEERTRLEVWHNKDLAPALNEVVLMTRKPAKMLHLEIRVDDEIVEELRADGLIIATPSGSTAYAMSAGGPIVDPRVNAFIIVPICPFKLGSRPTVVSGESIISVKLLREGKKAIAVIDGQVEEEINYMEEVIFKKSDQHAYFVRLTKEFYKKVREKLIKGGIGLE, encoded by the coding sequence ATGAGAATAGGGATTGCAGCACGCCTTGATATTCATAAAGCCATTGAACTTACTGATGACTTAACAGATTTTCTGATTAAAAATAGTGTAAAAGTTTTTTTAGATCCTGCCCTTGTAAAAAAACTTAATAAATATCATGATTCCGCCAGAGAAATTCAGGACATGGATGTAGATATTATCATTGCAATTGGGGGCGATGGAACAATTTTAAGAACCCAGAGCTTTATAGATGGAAAAAATATTCCCATATTTGGGATAAATATGGGTACAGTAGGATTTTTAACAGAAATAGGTCCTGAAGAATCATTCCATGCCATTAAAGAAGTTTTAAATGGTAATTATTTCATTGAAGAACGTACCCGCCTTGAAGTATGGCACAACAAGGATCTGGCACCAGCATTAAATGAAGTTGTTTTAATGACCAGGAAACCTGCAAAAATGCTTCATCTTGAAATAAGGGTTGATGATGAAATAGTTGAAGAATTAAGGGCTGATGGACTTATAATTGCAACTCCAAGTGGTTCTACTGCCTATGCAATGTCTGCAGGAGGTCCCATTGTTGATCCTCGTGTAAATGCATTTATAATAGTTCCAATATGTCCATTTAAACTTGGTTCGCGCCCTACTGTAGTATCTGGCGAAAGTATAATAAGTGTAAAGCTGCTTAGAGAAGGTAAAAAGGCCATAGCAGTTATAGATGGACAGGTTGAGGAAGAGATCAACTACATGGAAGAAGTTATATTTAAAAAATCAGACCAGCATGCTTATTTTGTAAGATTAACCAAAGAGTTCTATAAAAAAGTAAGAGAGAAACTTATAAAAGGTGGAATAGGTCTAGAATAA
- the cfbE gene encoding coenzyme F430 synthase, producing the protein MNALIVDMTHGGKLIASEFSKLDDFNVFALDIYNTLSLDEKLSLEKKGIKFVEKSFLDEANDDDFLIIAPVHCNIDSKVDMTHHEAVNFLMKDKINVPVIEVTGVKGKTSTVKMLKEIFKNLNPLILSSLGVEVVENHKSTLLKKDISITPASIIEAWQLANDYKNIGICIFETSLGGTGLADAGILTNIAENYSIASGGKTASQAKAQIFKSSVIACDFDSINQFYSDFYKKTNTFGNSNANVRASNVKFGLDKTCFNVEVNDLKTIDGSILNTSFDVSTFAPAEHHLNNVLGAVCAALILKTSINQIKTGLRNFKGIDGRTSIKNYKGSKIIEEINPGINVTAIKKSVKMIQDLENPVIIFGGKYGVTCEEIDEKSTARFFNSMDSKIQLILVDELGKSIANMIKRKYKYIDFDNAIAEASQMNSKMILLIYRSNFSDLARR; encoded by the coding sequence ATGAATGCATTAATTGTAGACATGACACATGGAGGAAAATTAATAGCTTCAGAGTTTTCAAAATTAGATGATTTTAATGTCTTTGCACTAGATATTTATAATACCCTTTCTCTAGATGAAAAACTTTCTTTAGAGAAAAAAGGGATAAAATTTGTTGAAAAATCGTTTCTGGATGAAGCAAATGATGATGATTTTTTAATTATTGCCCCCGTACACTGTAACATCGATTCAAAAGTCGATATGACTCACCACGAAGCAGTTAATTTTCTGATGAAAGACAAGATTAATGTTCCAGTAATTGAAGTTACAGGAGTAAAAGGAAAGACCAGCACTGTAAAAATGCTCAAGGAAATATTTAAAAATTTAAACCCATTAATTTTAAGCAGTTTAGGTGTGGAAGTCGTAGAAAACCATAAAAGCACACTTTTAAAAAAAGATATAAGTATAACTCCAGCAAGTATCATTGAAGCGTGGCAGCTGGCTAATGATTATAAAAATATTGGAATCTGCATATTTGAAACTTCTCTTGGGGGAACTGGACTTGCAGATGCAGGTATACTTACCAATATAGCTGAGAATTACTCCATAGCATCTGGGGGGAAAACTGCAAGCCAGGCTAAAGCGCAAATATTTAAAAGCAGTGTAATAGCTTGCGATTTTGATTCAATCAATCAATTTTATTCAGATTTCTACAAAAAAACAAACACCTTTGGCAACAGTAATGCAAATGTCCGTGCATCTAATGTAAAATTTGGGCTTGATAAAACATGTTTTAATGTGGAGGTTAACGACCTTAAAACCATAGATGGAAGTATTTTAAACACTTCCTTCGATGTTTCAACTTTTGCACCTGCAGAACACCATTTAAACAACGTCCTCGGAGCTGTATGTGCCGCTTTAATTTTAAAAACTTCCATTAATCAGATCAAAACAGGGTTAAGAAACTTTAAAGGAATTGATGGCAGAACTTCCATAAAAAATTACAAAGGAAGCAAAATTATAGAGGAAATCAACCCTGGAATTAATGTTACGGCCATTAAAAAATCAGTTAAAATGATTCAAGATCTAGAAAATCCAGTAATTATTTTTGGGGGCAAATATGGAGTAACCTGTGAAGAAATAGATGAAAAATCCACTGCAAGGTTTTTTAATTCTATGGACTCTAAAATTCAGCTTATACTTGTTGATGAACTTGGCAAAAGTATCGCAAACATGATAAAACGAAAATATAAGTATATTGACTTCGATAATGCTATTGCTGAAGCCTCCCAAATGAATTCTAAAATGATTCTTTTGATATACAGATCTAATTTTTCAGATCTTGCCAGAAGATAA
- the hemC gene encoding hydroxymethylbilane synthase produces MKVGTRGSNLAVTQTKSIISQLSKIINKEIDMEIIKTTGDKITDSQLYSIDVKGIFTKELDKAVLEEDVDFAVHSLKDLPTELAGDLEIVAVPERESPNDVLISSHKWDELPEGASIGTSSLRREAFCNYHGKKLNIKPIRGNIDTRIKKVISGEYDATIMAEAGLNRLGLAHHIKEIFPVDYFTPAAGQGALAVVARHDSSVKKTLEKLNHFNSVQEIAAEKAVLAELGVGCQWPLGVSAKANGNKLDVYSILLTKEGDVLSETKLSGSINDAEKLGKDVAKIMEDYV; encoded by the coding sequence TTGAAAGTTGGCACCCGGGGAAGCAATTTAGCAGTGACTCAAACGAAAAGTATAATCAGTCAGTTGTCTAAAATAATAAACAAAGAAATAGATATGGAAATAATTAAAACTACCGGAGATAAAATCACTGATTCTCAACTTTATTCCATTGATGTAAAAGGCATATTCACCAAGGAACTGGACAAAGCAGTTCTAGAAGAAGACGTTGATTTTGCAGTACACAGTTTAAAAGACCTTCCCACAGAACTCGCAGGTGACCTTGAAATAGTAGCCGTTCCAGAAAGAGAGTCCCCAAATGATGTGCTTATATCTTCACATAAATGGGATGAACTCCCTGAAGGGGCATCTATTGGGACAAGCAGCCTGAGAAGGGAAGCTTTTTGTAATTATCACGGCAAAAAATTGAATATTAAACCCATAAGAGGAAATATAGATACAAGAATTAAAAAAGTGATTAGTGGAGAATACGATGCAACCATAATGGCAGAAGCTGGCCTTAATAGGCTTGGTCTGGCCCATCATATCAAAGAAATATTTCCAGTAGACTATTTCACTCCTGCAGCCGGGCAGGGAGCATTAGCTGTAGTTGCAAGGCATGACAGCAGTGTTAAGAAAACTTTAGAAAAATTAAATCATTTTAATTCAGTACAAGAAATAGCAGCTGAAAAAGCTGTGCTTGCAGAACTTGGAGTAGGGTGTCAATGGCCGCTTGGAGTATCTGCAAAGGCAAATGGCAATAAATTAGATGTTTACAGTATTTTATTAACAAAAGAAGGCGATGTACTGTCTGAGACCAAATTAAGCGGATCAATAAACGATGCAGAAAAATTAGGTAAAGATGTTGCAAAAATAATGGAGGATTATGTGTGA